CCACCGCTGATGTGGTTGCCGAGGATCAGGCGCTCGCCGATGCCGTCAGCGCCCTGGTTGCGCTCGGCTACAAGCCGCCGGACGCCAACCGCATGGCGCGCGCCGTCGACGATGGGGCCAAGACCGCCGAGGAGATCATCCGCGCCGCTCTGCGCTCCGTGAATCCGGTCTGAGCAAGCCGTTCGTCGTCCAGTCAGTTGCAGTGACATAGATTTGGTCGTATTTGGCGTAACATCCCGACTGACCTTCCTGCCCGAGGTGTAACAGGCCCCATGGATGCGATTGGCGACTTGGTCTGGCTACAAGACGCGCGAGGACTCTGTCTCGATGCCAATCCAGCCTTCGAGCGTTTGGCACAGACCGAGCGGTCGCGGTTGCTCGGACGGCGTCTGGAAGATGTGCTCGATCCGGGGGTGGCCGGGAATCTATGGCAACCCGACTGGCCCGCACTCCAGGGCGGTCGGGCGTGCACGCATGAGACCTGGTTGACCATCGAAGACGTGCCTCGCCTCTGTGAGATCACCCACATCCCGCAGCGCGACAGCGCCGGGACGCTCGTCCAGATCCAGAGTCTCGGACGCGACATCACCCAGCGCCACCAGCGGATCGAGCAGTCACTGCGCGACAGCCAGCGCCAACTGGCCGATGTCATCGACTTTCTGCCCGACGCCCTGCTGGCCATCGATCGCGACAAGCGGGTCATCATCTGGAACAAGGCGGTCGCCAAGCTCACCGGCATCCCGCCGGAGGCCATGCTCGGGCGCGGTGACTATGCCTACACCGTCCCCTTCTATGGCGAGCGGCGTCCGCAGTTGATGGATCTGGTCTTCCAGTCCGACACCGACCTGGAACGGCGCTATGCCCATGTCACCCGCGAGGGCGACACCCTCACGGCCGAGGGGTTCTGCAACGCACTCCATGATGGGCACGGCGCCTGGATCCTGGCCAGGGTCGCGCCACTGCGCGATGCCGCCGGTCAGGTCGTCGGCGCCATGGAGATCATCCGCGACATCACCGACTCCAAGCGCCTGGAAGAGGATCTGCGCCAGCTCACGCGCCTCGATCCGCTCACGCAGCTCTTCAACCGGCGCTATTTCTTCACCCTGGCCGAGCAGGAATACCAGCGCTTCCTCCGCTACCATCACCCGATGGCGCTGTGCATGATCGACATCGATCATTTCAAGTCGGTCAACGATCGCTATGGCCACCTCGTCGGCGACACCGTGCTGTGCATCGTCGCCCAGACGCTTCATGACAACCTGCGTCAGGTCGACATCCTGGCCCGCTATGGTGGCGAGGAATTCGTGATCCTGCTGCCCGAGACCGACCTGCAAACGGCGTGCGCCTCTACCGAGCGTCTGCGTGTCGCCGTCGCTGAGCGGCGGATCGAAACCCCGAGCGGCCCGGTCTCGGTGACGCTTTCGCTCGGCGTGGTCGCCATCGCCGATGGACCGGCCATGACCCTCGAACGCCTGCTCGACGCGGCCGACCAGATGCTCTATCGCGCCAAGCAGGCCGGACGTAATCGCGTCGAGATCTGGGATCTCGGTCGCTCCATGGAGTCCGATGGAGACTGAATCGGCTGTGAAGCCGCGCTGCAAACGCTCACCAAGACACGCGCGTCCCAGACCGGATTCCGGCCGCATTGCCGATTGGCCTGTCGGTCCCTATCTACAAGTCTCGCCCCAAGCCAATCCCGGATGATCCACGAGGAACGCGGTGAGCACTGATCTGACACAGGAACTCCAGGAGCGCGTGCGCGCGGCCCTGGCCGACGCGACGCCGCTCAGACTGCTGGGGAACGATACCAAGTCGTTCATCGGCCGCGCGGGTGGGGGTGAGCCGCTCGGGTTGTCCGGGCACACGGGGCTCATCAGCTATCAGCCGACGGAACTGGTCGTCACCGCCCGTTGCGGGACGACGCTCGCCGAGCTGAAGGCCGCCCTGGCCGAGCAGGGCCAGATGCTGCCCTTCGAGCCGCCCCATTTCGCCGGTCCGGACGGGCAGGGCGCCACCCTGGGCGGAACCATCGCCTGTGGTCTCTCAGGGCCGGCGCGGCCCTATTGGGGCGCGGCACGCGATCTGGTGCTCGGGGCGCGGGTGCTCACCGGGCGTGGCGAGGTACTGCGGTTCGGCGGCGAAGTGATGAAGAACGTCGCCGGCTATGATGTCTCACGGCTCATGGTCGGCGCACTCGGGACGCTCGGGATTCTGCTGGACGTCAGTCTCAAGGTGCTGCCGATCCCGGCGGCGACCCGCACGCGGGCGCTGAGCTGCAACGAGGGCGAGGCGCTGGAGCGGATGACGCGCTGGGGTGCTCGGCCCTGGCCGTTGAGCGCGACCTGCTTCGACGGCGAACGGCTCTGGGTGCGCCTGTCCGGTACGGCTCAGGGGGTCGCTGAGGCCGCCGAGCAGATCGGCGGCGAGCCGGTCGCGGACGACGAGGCGGAAGTGTTCTGGCAGCGGTTGCGTGAGCAGGAGTTCGCCTTTTTCAGCCAGGGCGAATCCCCGCTCTGGCGTCTGTCGCTGCCCCAGGGCGCGCCGGCCGTGCGTTTGGAGGGGGCGCAGTGGATCGAATGGAGCGGTTCTCAGCGCTGGCTCCGGAGCGAGGCGTCGGAGTCGACCATCCGCGCCGAGGCCGAGCGGCTCGGCGGACAGGCTACGTGCTTTCGCGGCGGGGATCGCACCGGCGAGGTCTTCCATCCACTGCCCGAACCGCTGATGCAGTTGCATCGACGGGTCAAGTCCGCCTTCGATCCGCATGGCCTGCTCAATCCGGGCCGTCTCTACGCCAATCTTTGAGCCACGAGA
The sequence above is drawn from the Allochromatium vinosum DSM 180 genome and encodes:
- the glcE gene encoding glycolate oxidase subunit GlcE; amino-acid sequence: MSTDLTQELQERVRAALADATPLRLLGNDTKSFIGRAGGGEPLGLSGHTGLISYQPTELVVTARCGTTLAELKAALAEQGQMLPFEPPHFAGPDGQGATLGGTIACGLSGPARPYWGAARDLVLGARVLTGRGEVLRFGGEVMKNVAGYDVSRLMVGALGTLGILLDVSLKVLPIPAATRTRALSCNEGEALERMTRWGARPWPLSATCFDGERLWVRLSGTAQGVAEAAEQIGGEPVADDEAEVFWQRLREQEFAFFSQGESPLWRLSLPQGAPAVRLEGAQWIEWSGSQRWLRSEASESTIRAEAERLGGQATCFRGGDRTGEVFHPLPEPLMQLHRRVKSAFDPHGLLNPGRLYANL
- a CDS encoding sensor domain-containing diguanylate cyclase → MDAIGDLVWLQDARGLCLDANPAFERLAQTERSRLLGRRLEDVLDPGVAGNLWQPDWPALQGGRACTHETWLTIEDVPRLCEITHIPQRDSAGTLVQIQSLGRDITQRHQRIEQSLRDSQRQLADVIDFLPDALLAIDRDKRVIIWNKAVAKLTGIPPEAMLGRGDYAYTVPFYGERRPQLMDLVFQSDTDLERRYAHVTREGDTLTAEGFCNALHDGHGAWILARVAPLRDAAGQVVGAMEIIRDITDSKRLEEDLRQLTRLDPLTQLFNRRYFFTLAEQEYQRFLRYHHPMALCMIDIDHFKSVNDRYGHLVGDTVLCIVAQTLHDNLRQVDILARYGGEEFVILLPETDLQTACASTERLRVAVAERRIETPSGPVSVTLSLGVVAIADGPAMTLERLLDAADQMLYRAKQAGRNRVEIWDLGRSMESDGD